The DNA sequence ATGATGGAGGCACGAACACACTCCTGCCAGCAGACACAGGAAGATGAAAAGATCTAAGAACACGAAGAGGCTGTTTGAGTGAGAGCGTTTCAGAGTCTGAACGGGAAATCAAGGAGTTCTGCTCTCAGACTGAAGACCCCACTCTGGAGTAAAGACAGAAAACCTAGGATTTCCATATAAAGTGTTAGGAGCCGACATGAAACCCCTTCACATTAGATCTCAACACATGTGGACTGACCTGATAGAAGGAGAACACACAGCACGGCCCTTCTTACACCTGTGGaaccaaaacaaatatacaacaaatatataaacCTACTCAGGACGATTTGTGTACAATTACTTCAAAGCAGTTTCTCGGCTAATCAATAAAAAGTAGCTgatatatttgaaatgtttcttcTACATATGTTTCTTACCTGAATTAACTGGACTGTCGGATGGTGACATGTTCAATTCTTCTCCTTCGACTCCGACTCAATCTTAAACTGTCACCAGTTCTAATCCTTATCTCACTCGCTCTGGTCTATTTgagtctttttcttcctcttgcttCTGATTTTGATTGCAAATCGAATCCCTCCTTATGCAAATCCTGTCATGTGATCTTCTCCGTCCCGTCACAGCAGCTGAACGCGAGTGTGTCTGATTTCAGTTTCCTACAAATGACCCTGAAACATGTGGGAGCAAACCACTGATCTGCTGATGAGTGGACGACCCAAAGATTTCACTCAGGACATTTATATCTCACGAATGAAACAGGAATAGTTAGAAAAATTCAGGATTTGGAAAATAATGtcatattatgattattattgagTGTCGCAATTGAGAAGAAAgtcatattttacaaaaaataaagtctTGAGAGAATTCCCTCCAGGTCTGTGAGGATCTTCCTTCAGAATAAActcagtttctttcttttcaaagtGCTGATACTTCCGATCATGTGGAGCTGATGCTGATtaaagtgttttgttatttgtgaaacttAAACTAAAGTCAAAACTTATCAGTCTGCTTCACTTTCCTCAGCAGACTGACAGAAATCCCTCAATTTTTGAAGTGTTGTTGTAAATTTAAAAGAACTTTTACAGAACCGGACCCTGGAAGTCTCCTGGTGGatgaagctgcagcttcagggtcaCGGCTGGTTTATGAATCGTCCTCTGTGCCGTCGCGCTGCGTTGAACGATGAAAATCAGATGTAAAGCCTCTCTGCCTCACCTGATGCAAACACTATGCTAACATGAGGCCACGCACGGCTGCACGTCTGGATCAGTGGAGAGAGCTTTACAATAAATCACAATCCcgttgtgtttttaatgcaaCAACTGATATTTGTTGGTTGAACGGTCCCGTCGGTGGTTTTAAACAAACGCTCTGAGGTCGAGGTTATGGAAATAAATACGTGTGGAAACGTTTCAAACCAGCGGCTGTGAGCGTCCACAACCGCGAAAGAAGGTTCAGCAATCCTGCTGTTACACTGCAGGATCGGGTATTTAGGCAGAAAACTAACATGTGGTCTGTGAACCCGATGTGTGTGAATAGAGACTTCAGGTGATCAAAGCCAATTCGCTGTGATCTTACTGACTGCAAatcattttctggacattttttgATTCCAATTTATTGAGACATTTCATGGATTTTAACCAGTTTCTGCCTGAACTTTGAAATTAAAGTAGAATTAActttctgtgtatttattttctacatAATTCAGTTATACCACATGCTGTTTGTACTTAATGAGCTTGTAAAATCCTCCCATTCCCAAAGTGAGGCTCCTATTCAGAGCAAAAGGTTAAACTGACTTTCCAGGTAGAAGAGGAAACAGTTTCTAACACAATCTGACTCCTCATGTTTCACACGTTGACCGAATGGCCGCAGCCGTGACCTCATGGTCATGAAAATGCAAACCTGCAGCCGTCTACGTGTCGGGCTGCTGCTCAGCGTCTGTGCTGCAGGTGTGTAACAACGTGTGgggaatgttaaccattggacTCTTTGCACCACACCCACGAGGCAAACACTCATTCCCCGTGTGAGAGCTGCTATTATGATTATTACACACTGTGTACTCACACTCGCCAAGTCAAACATAATGGGAGTGTGGCACCAGTGACCAGTGAGCTGAGGGTGTGAGTGCTGCTGTTGGAAGAACAGGTTGTTAAACTGTGGAACAGGCTTCAGGCCGGGTGGAGGAATAACTGTGATGACGTTTCATTTTCCTGTTTGACGGCTGTTCACTCGTTCACACCACGGGAGAGTCGCCTGCCACGAGACCAGATCCACCAGGAAgctcctgcaggtaagaaccaGATCGAAGACAAGCTGCCGTCGAGATGTGGattatttaaaagatttatttaATCCACAAAATGTACAGTGACTGAGACTcattctgtttttctgtctcaaaTGTTTCTTCATGTTCACTGATCAAATTTGCTGAAATGTTATtaaatgctgctgctctttgtgtgtgaagttaaaTCCTCTCCGTCCTTATGATTGTATTGTTCTTCTactttgtaaatataaagtataatagACGGTTTTATATGACTCGACTTTTTAATACAACTGGGGCAAAGTTGATGCTTCACTAAGTTGTTTGCCTGCTTGGATCGGTTCCATATGTTAAAACAAAATGCTCCTTGTGAAACCAGACTGTCTCGTCCGTgtaaatatgacaaataaatatatacatatattgttATAAAAAGAAATATTGTGTCACACAACTTTCTGTCAATCCATAAAGAATCTCGACAGTTTTGAATGTATTTGTTAACACTGCTAAAACGGTCATTTCTGTACTTCTGCTATGAAGTATTCCTCGTGTGTTATTTAGATAACGAAAGTTTTCAATCGTTTAAACAAGTTTTTGATCCTGGTTTTCAGCTCCACTTCTGAGAATGGTTCTctcattcatatttataaacagtcaatggATTTTTCTCGTCTAATTCTCGGCATGAAAAGTCAATAAATGAGTTTCTTTAAAGTCAAGAGTTCTGACTGgaaacacgttcacaaacaagTAAATATACTGAATCCCTCGTGTAGCGCCCTCTACTGTCTACACACTTTAAACCCAAACAACTCGTTCTGACAGGtcgagtgtgtctgtgtgtgtctgtgtgtgtctgtgtgtgtctgtggatgaTGGGCgtgtttgttgttggtgtttAACCGAATCAGTTGAGAAAACTATGACTCACACACCAAACAGACCacatcttttcctctttctactCTCAACTGTTGGTTTAACGTTACAAATCTTTGCCTTTACTTCCTCTGTTAAAGATCCTCTTCCACCGATCACCTAACTTccctttctctgtttctcctccctgCTCAGTGGAATAATGGCCTCCGCCTCAGGCACCATGTTGCCAGAGAAGCAGTTCCAGTGCCCCATGTGTCAGCAGGTGTTCACCGACCCGGTCACCACTCCCTGCGGTCACAACTTCTGCCAGGCCTGCCTCCACAGCGCCTGGGACGGCCCGGACGTCTGCCAGTGTCCCACCTGCCACCGGTCCTTCAGCCCCCGGCCCGAGACCAGCATCAACTCTGCCTTCAAGGAGCTGGCGGACACGCTGAGGAACATGGTGGTCTGCTCCTCGGCCCCCCCGCTGGCCGCGGCCCAGCCCGGTGAGGTGGTGTGCGACGTCTGTGCCGCCGCGTCCCTGCAGGTCAGGGCCCTGAAGTCCTGTCTGGTGTGTCTGACCTCGTACTGCGCCGCCCACCTGGAGCCTCACCAGAGGGTCTCCACCCTGAAGATACACAAGCTGATCGAGCCGGTGAAGGACCTGCAGGACCGGATGTGCAAGAAGCACGAGAGGCTGCTGGAGATGTTCTGCAGGGACgagcagaagtgtgtgtgtctgttctgcaCCGAGACGGAGCACAAAGGTCACCGGGCCGTGGCCATCGAGGACGAGAGCCGGGAGAGGAAGGTACCCGGAGTTCACCCGATAATATTATCAAGAGACAAGAACATTCCTGCAGGTTTCGTGTTGGAATCGTCAGTTTGAAACCTGTTCGTCTCATTAAACAGTTCTTGTTTTCCGGGTCGTTAGGTCCAGATGAAGAAGACGGAGGCAGACTTCCAGCAGATGATCCACGAGCGTCTGAAGAAAGCAGAGGAGATAAAGAGCTGCCTGAAGCTCAGTGCAGTGAGTCATGGAATCTACCATTAGAGACACCACTAATCTTAGTTTTCCTGCCTTTAGTTCTCCagatataaacatttaaactctTTCTGTGGTGGAGTAACGTGGGAGAAGATTGATAACAGAAGGCGTCTTCCTgatctctgtctcctcctccaggtgagtgccgagagggagaagaaggagagcgACCGTCTCTTCTCGTCTCTGATTCGCTACGTCCAGGAGAGACAAGCCGAGGTCTCcacggaggtggaggagaagcagcaggcgGCCGAGAGGAGGGCGGAGGAGCTGGTcacggagctgcagcaggaggtcacGGAGCTGCGGAGGAGAAACaccgagctggaggagctgaggaccTCTGAGGACCATCTGCACGTCCTGCAGGTTCGGAGGACAGATCGGTTTTTGAGTTTTGGATCTCAGTTCAATTAAATCCACTCACGATGAAGacctttctctctttgtgttctCAGAGGTTTCCCTCCGTCACGTCGCCTCCACCCTCCAGACAGTGGACGGAGACCAGCGTCCACCCGGAGCTCTGTGTGGGCACCACGAGGAGAGCGCTGTCCAAGGTGGGCCACACCCTGAAGAACGAGCTGGACGGCCTGAAGCTACAAGGTGAAGTGATGCCAGCAGCCAAGTCAACTCGTCGTTCAAACACGATATTACTGGAATCAAACTAAATTCCTCATTAAAGCTTTTaattgatgtttgtttgttcttccCACAGAGATGAAACGGATGCAGAAATATGCAGGTACGACCTCCCTGAGCataatttaacttaatttaaatacaatacttTAGTTAAATACAAGTTAAAGTGTTTAATATTATTGGATTAAtttcatctcctcccctctgggagGCGCTACAGATCTCTGTTTACCGAAACCTCCAggcacaaaaacagtttcttcccaaTCTTTACAGTAACCACTGTACAGTTACTCccgaaattatattatattatatatattataattatatttaattatgtttatttatttcaccctCACTGTATAACCGTAATACACATACcgtttaatatttatccctgcacttATTTTCTTAGACcgtcgcactgtttgtattttgtattgtttttgtgactgtttgtattgttttgtgttgtgttgtgtattctgtgtaagcacactttatttatttattttgtgagcCACTTTACCAAGTCAAATTCCCTGCTTGTGcaaaacttacttggccaataaacctgattctgattcaaaaATGGTTTGATGGCGTCGCCCCCTTGTGGTGGACAACGCTTCATGCGGCTCCTTTAACTGGATTTCCGCCCCCTAGTGGAAGTGGAGTTGGACCCGGACACCGCCCACCCGAACATTGTGCTGTCGGCCGACGGGAAGCGGGCGGGCCGCGGCGAGCTGCTGCACGTCGTCCCCGACAACCCGCAACGCTTCGACCCGGTGATCTGCGTCCTGAGCAGGAGCGGCTTCCTGTCCGGGAGGTTCTACTACCAGGTCCACTTCCCCTTTAAGACGCCTTAACATAACTGAGGTTCTACTACCAGGTCCACTTCCCCTTTAAGACACCTTAACATAACTGACAGCAGCTGAAGTGTTCTGGATATTAaatccagtggtgggaagtaacgtagtagaaatactttgttactgtacttaagtagatttttcacatatctgtactttacttgagtatttattttcctgacgactttttacttttactcgttacatttgaacaaaaatatgtgtactttctacttcttacattctcaaactggctcgttacttgagcagcggaggttggcgcacctctctctctctctctcatatctcgggtttaaaatttgtaaaattatacattatatacattatattcatattgttataatttttcagtcagttgagataaatcttgaggagaaacatgttgggttgttttgtgtctgtataggcctactataaaaagcactttgcatttttaattatggtacttgtacttttgatacttaagtacatttcaacaccagatacttttggtacttaagtacttttaatatgagctactttaagacttttactcaagttattttctgacgggtgacttttacttttaccgaagtcactttcaggtcagatatctgtacttctactcaagtatggctttcaagtactttatacaccactgattAAATCTCTTGGTTTTCAGGTGGAGGTGGGGACAAAGACCTTCTGGGACCTGGGCGTGGTCAAAGAGTCCGTCAACAGGAAGGGGATGATCACGTCCAAGCCCGAGAACGGCTACTGGACGGTGCGGATGAGGAACGGGGACGAGTACCGGGCTCTGGACTCGCCCTCGGTCCTCCTGTCCCTCCGGGACAAGCCTCAGACGGTCGGGGTCTTCACGGACTACGAGGCCGGGACGGTGTCCTTCTTCAACGTGGACAACGGGTCTCACATCTACAGCTTCACCGGGTGCCTGTGGTCCGAGAGGATCTTCCCCTTCTTCAGCCCCGGGGTTTGTGATGAGGGGAAGAACACGGCGGCGTTAGTCATCACCGCCGTCAATCCTGAGACTTAGAGGACGAGTCTCCCGCCGTTCTGAGGCTGAAGATGATCCAGAGAtgattcaatatttaaaaacatgaatcaacTTTTAACTATTAAACCAGCAGCTTGATGACAACTTTGAGTGTGAAcaagagaaagtttcctcctgactgagagtcacaacctgtctcaagcagctgcagctgaagagtgaagctgaactgagatcagttagaaacactctgaagttattaaaaaccagaaaTTTCCGTTGTGtgaagtgttgctttaaaagttaaatattgttttactgcCCATCAGCACTTCTCAAAGATTTTCCCATACTCACAAATCCTGAGATTTAAGTGAACTACTgatgaatatatgaataaagttaCTATTGAAAAACAatctttacttttttattttatataaactaATCACAAACATTGCTTTGTCGTGTTTTTATCAACTCAGTCTTGATCGTAAATGaacatggacgacatgacagctctggTTCACATGCAGATTGTGTTTATAGAGATCAGACGATAAACAACACACATCACCAGGTCACGTTCTCGTCTCTTCGCCCGAGTGTTCGCTCCTTTTTACTTCATTCAACGTTTTCATGGTACAGAGGgagacaaataaatacagaacagaacagaagaggtgtgggtgggggggtggggggtggtcaAAGGACAACAGTGAGCTCCTCTAAGTCCTGAAGTGAAAAGCAGAGCTACAAGGCAGAAACTGTTCAATCCTGAAAACTTCTTCTGTTAAGATGAGTCAGCCTACGAATCTCAATCTATGGAGAATAATGGCAACTGTGTTTTTACAGAAAGTCGAGTAAATgtccccaaaaaaaacacacaaacccacgaGTGACGGgtgtgtagagagagaaagacaaagccAGGGGCCCCTCAAACAATGACAGGAACACAGTGatataaatcattaaaaagaatacaaaaaactTGCGTGgttgccttttttcttttggagATTTTTActtgaaaaaatacttttaaaaagtaACAAATCAGGAGGAAACAGCTGCGGTGAAAGTTTTTTAGTTTCACACGATAGAGGACGCGTTTAAAAATCAAACAGAGAATTGTGACTTGGTTTTATCCGGGTTAACGTACGACACCTGCGCTAAATTAGACGCACAACTTTTGCTAATATTCTGAACCCGTCCTCTAGGTGCTGGGTGAACATGATCTTGGGAgacgggggggggcgggcgggcgTTGTTTCGGACTAAAGAGAAGATATTcagctgaagaagaggaggaggacgacatTAAGACTTGTCAGCAGATTTCAGGAGGTTTTCTTTGCTCCTTCTCTTCACGTCCCAGTTGTAGACTCGTGCCATGTCTGAGGAGGGCGGCGAGTTAAAGGAGAAACAGCAGCGGGCGAGCGAgagcattttcattttcatttcatactCAAGCATTAATCTGAGTCTACGCTACAGCTTGAACATCACATCACTTCagaaaaagatcaaataaaacaacagataaataACATTTCAGTGCGTCTTACAACAAACCCTCCATCGACATGTTAGCCCGACCTGCTTGGACGGTTCGGTGGAAGGATACTGACTTCGATGGTGGTGAACTGGTCTCGCAGGAAATCCAGATCCTCCACGAGCTGCTCCAGGTTGCGTGAGGCCGTGGAGAGGTTCTTCTCCAGGAGCGCCTGCGCCTCATCGATGTCGTACTCCAGCATCACGTTCGCCTTGGACAGGGAAACATGGTGGTTAGGGGTTGGAGGTAGaacaacagaaatgtatttattaaagcTACTTCATTAATCGTTCTTTTAACTGTTCATGAAGTGGCTTGTAGTGAAATATCATATATAGATCACCATTTCCAGTGTCAAATATTTGACATACAAGTTGCCTGAATTCAataatttttgtattaaaaaggTCACGTCTAGTATAAGAAGGTGGTAATGGTGGAACTGTGAAATTCAGAAACAaaccaggggtctcggggggcaccgttgagccattttgcgacgcccattgaaaattcctccagaatacg is a window from the Limanda limanda chromosome 22, fLimLim1.1, whole genome shotgun sequence genome containing:
- the LOC132996136 gene encoding E3 ubiquitin-protein ligase TRIM39-like, with protein sequence MASASGTMLPEKQFQCPMCQQVFTDPVTTPCGHNFCQACLHSAWDGPDVCQCPTCHRSFSPRPETSINSAFKELADTLRNMVVCSSAPPLAAAQPGEVVCDVCAAASLQVRALKSCLVCLTSYCAAHLEPHQRVSTLKIHKLIEPVKDLQDRMCKKHERLLEMFCRDEQKCVCLFCTETEHKGHRAVAIEDESRERKVQMKKTEADFQQMIHERLKKAEEIKSCLKLSAVSAEREKKESDRLFSSLIRYVQERQAEVSTEVEEKQQAAERRAEELVTELQQEVTELRRRNTELEELRTSEDHLHVLQRFPSVTSPPPSRQWTETSVHPELCVGTTRRALSKVGHTLKNELDGLKLQEMKRMQKYAVEVELDPDTAHPNIVLSADGKRAGRGELLHVVPDNPQRFDPVICVLSRSGFLSGRFYYQVEVGTKTFWDLGVVKESVNRKGMITSKPENGYWTVRMRNGDEYRALDSPSVLLSLRDKPQTVGVFTDYEAGTVSFFNVDNGSHIYSFTGCLWSERIFPFFSPGVCDEGKNTAALVITAVNPET